One Heyndrickxia oleronia genomic window, GCTAGTGCTGGAGTTATGGCTTTTATACTTCAAATATGGACTTATGTTTTTGATTACTTCCATCTCACTAACCGAATATGGAGTCTTTTTGAGTCATTAGGTGGAGTTTGTCTGGGTGGATTTTGTTATCTTTATTTGATAGGGTATTTTAAATTATTTAGAGAAGATGAAGTGAAGGAAATTCCTTTTGGTAAATATCTTTTACATAAAAAGAAATAGTGGAGGATTATGATGAATGGACAAATAATAATTGTAGGCTTAGGTGCAGGCGATATTGATCAGCTTCCTTTAGGTGTATACAGGACGTTATCAAGTGCAGCGCATGTCTTTTTACGGACCAAGGAGCATCCGGTTGTACAGGAGCTAGAACGAGAAGGAATGAAATATACTAGCTTTGATGATATATACGAACAAAACGATCAATTTGAACAAGTCTATGAGCAAATTAAGAATCTACTTATAGCGGAAGCACAAAATGAAGAAATTGTTTATGCAGTACCCGGTCATCCTTTAGTTGCAGAGAAAACGGTACAATTATTGTTGGAAGAAGGGCCATCAAATAATATTACTATTAAAATAGGTGGGGGGCAAAGCTTTATAGATGCTCTTTTTACTTCTGTAAAAGCAGATCCTATTGAAGGTTTTCAATTATTAGATGGTACCGATTTACATAAAAATGATCTCCGTTCAACCCAGCATCTCATTATTGGACAAGTGTATGATGCCTATGTTGCTTCGGATGTGAAATTAACTTTAATGGAAAAGTACCCCGATGATTATGAGGTAGTCATTGTAACAGCTGCAGGAAGTAATGAAGAAAATATTAAAAAAGTCCCATTATATGAGTTGGATCGACAAGTAGAGTTAAATAATTTAACGAGCTTGTATGTCCCACCAATGGATAAGGAACAATTAAAGGAGTTTACAGTATTAAGGGATATTATTGCCCAATTACGAGGTCCTAATGGATGTCCTTGGGATAAAAAGCAAACTCATCAATCATTAAAGAAGTATTTAATTGAGGAATCTTATGAATTACTAGAAGCAATTGATGAAGATGATATTGATCATATGATTGAGGAGCTTGGTGATGTATTGCTTCAAGTAATGCTGCATTCTCAAATTGGTGAGGACGAAGGAATGTTTTCTATTGATGATGTTATCGAGAATATTTCGGAAAAAATGATTCGAAGACACCCACATGTATTTGGAGATGTACAGGTATCTAATGAGGATGATGTGGTAAAAAACTGGAATCAAATTAAATCGAAGGAACATGGTGAAGTAGATCGGCATGATTCTATAGCGAATCATGCAGGGAAAGGGTTGCCCGCAATCATGCGTGCATATAATTTGCAGAAATATGCAGGAAAGCATGGGTTTGATTGGAAACAAGCGGAGGAAACGTGGAAAAAAGTTAAAGAGGAAATAAAGGAATTTGAAATTGAAATGAAGAATGGAAATAAGGGTGATATGCTTTCGGAATTTGGAGATCTACTTTTTGCATTGATCAATACGGCGAGGCATTTATCCATCCATCCTGAAGAGGCACTCGAAAGGGCTAATCAGAAGTTTATGAGGCGTTTCTCATATATTGAAGATCAGGTGGTAAAAAGCGGAGGTTCTTTTCAGGACTTCACATTAGAAGAGTTAGATCAATTTTGGAATAAGGCGAAGATAAAAGGATTATAAGAGGTGAGAGTTATGGCAACGATGAGGTTGGATAAATTTCTAAAAGTATCTCGTTTAATTAAAAGAAGAACGTTGGCAAAAGAGGTAGCTGATCAAGGAAGAATAACGATTAATGGGCAAACTGCGAAGGCAAGTTCAAATGTGAAGGTAGGAGATGAACTGCAGGTTCGCTTTGGTCAGAAATTAGTGACAGCTAAAGTACTAAATCTTACAGAATCAACTCGTAAAGAAGATGCTGCAAATATGTATTCTATTCTAAAGGAAGAAAGACTTAATACGAATAATAATGATTAAGAGGATTTTAGACCCTACCGAACATTGAATCTGTTATTAGGCTCTTTTCTCAAACATAGTGGCAAAGGTAATGCTTTCACTAACAAAAATAGGATGAAAACCGCAAATCATCCTTTCATTCCACTGAGAAAAGAGCTGCAAACAGTAAAAGAACGCTAACCTATTTATTGATGTAAAAGCCGGCAGTAGGGCTTTTACCAAAGCAACTACGAAAACAGACTTTTTATAAGGCTCTTTTCTCAAATGTTGTGGCAAAGGTATTGGCTTCACTAACAAAATTAGGATAAAAACCAGCAAATCCTTTCATTCTACTGAGAAAAGAGCTACAACCATAAAGAGAACGCTAACCCATTTATTGGGTGTAAAAGCCGGCAGTAGGGCTTTTACAAAGCAACAACTATACGAAAACAGTCTTTATATTAGGCTCTTTTCTCAAATGTTGTGTCAAAGGTAATGGTTTCACTAACAAAAATAGGCTAAAAACCGGCAAATCCTTTCATTCCACAGAGAAAAGAGCTGCAACCATAAAGAGAACGCTAACCCATTTATTGGGTGTAAAAGCCGGCAGTAGGGCTTTTACAAAGCAACAACTATACGAAAACAGTCTTTATATTAGGCTCTTTTCTCAAATGTTGTGTTAAAGGTATTGGTTTCACTAACAAAGTTAGGATAAAAACCGGCAAATTTCTTCATTCCACTGAGAAAAGAGCTACAAAGATTATATGGACACTGGGTAGCTAAGAATGAAAAATAGGAAGACCAAAATAACGTACCTATATCCGCAAACATAAGGAAACTTGAGTCCGCTTAAAATAAAAAAATACTTCAAAACATCCCCTCTTCTTTCATTGAGTTTATGTTCCACACAATTATGATTCATATTGTTCTTTTTTTACACTGCTTGTCATAGATATATTACAAAGCTTGTTCAATGGATTTATTATGAACTGTGTAAGAAAGTGGGGGAGCAAATGAATCAATATTATGATAGTTCATCAAATAATAAAGCACCGTCCCAAGAGCATGATGTTATTATGAGGGGCCGAAAACTTTTAGACATTACTGGAGTTAAACAAGTTGAAAGCTTTGATAATGAGGAGTTTTTATTAGAAACCGTTATGGGCTTCTTATCTATTCGTGGTCAAAATCTACAAATGAAAAATCTCGATGTCGATAAAGGAATCGTATCCATTAAGGGGAAGGTATTTGATTTAGTATACTTAGACGATCACCATGGGGAGAAAGCTAAAGGCTTCTTTAGCAAAATATTTCGATGAGTTTGGCGACCCAATTTTATACCATGCTTGCCATGATCTCTATGGGAAGCTTTTTTGGTGCCACCCTTGATACGTATAATCGATTCTTGAAACGAGGGTCTAGAAAACGGTTAATTGTATTTATCAATGATGTTTTATTTTGGTTACTTCAGGGCTTATTAATCTTTTACATTTTATTTTTGGTTAATTTTGGAGAAATTCGCTTCTATATTTTTGTAGCATTACTCTGTGGTTTTGCAGCATATCAGGCATTAATGAAGACCACTTATCTTAAATTATTGGAAATTTCCATTGATCTTATTGTTGCTATTGCCAATTACATCAGTCATTTATTTATGACAATTATTTATAGTCCTATAAAATGGCTAGTTATTCTACTGATAACCGTTGTTTTTTGGATGGGAAAAGCCCTTTATGCCCTTGTACAAACCATTCTTAAGGTGTTATTATTAATGGTAAAGATTTTATTTAAACCAATAATTTGGATAGTCCATCTTTTATGGCGAGCAATTCCGACATCCATTAAAAAAATAATCGAAAAGTCTTATAATTTAATTGCAGGTATTGTGAAAAAAGCAACGAATAAAACTATATCAGGATTACAAACCATTCTTAAAATATTTAAGAGATAATTCTACTAATGAGATGTGCTTGTAAAGGAGGTATGAGAATGGGTGAGAAAGCGAAGCGAAATATTGCACCAATGCAAAATGCATATATGACACAGCACCATGTAAAAGAAAAAGTGTTGGCTAAAAGGAAAAAATTACTATTTAGAAGACTAGCTATCTTTTTTTTACTAATGATAACCATTTCGTATATGTTGATTTCTACACTCATATCTAGAAATGACCTTCTTAGTGAAAAGAAAATGGAAAAAGAAAAACTTGAAAAGACCATCGCTCAATTAGATAAGAAACATGCATTGTTAAAGGATGAGATCGTGAAATTAAATGATGACGAATACATTGCTAAGCTGGCTAGAAGTGAATATTTTCTATCAGAAGATGGAGAAATTATCTTTAATATTCCCAAGCCTAAAGATAAGGAAGAAGATGAGTCTTATTGACACCCTTTTTTAACGTTGGCTATAATATAGATTAAGGTTTATTTTTTATCTTTTTAAGGAGGAAATAATTTTTTATGTCAATCGAAGTAGGCAGCAAGTTACAAGGAAAGGTAACAGGCATCACAAATTTTGGAGCGTTTGTCGAACTGTCAGAAGGCTCAACAGGACTTGTTCACATTAGTGAAGTAGCCGATAATTATGTTAAAGATATTAACGAACATTTAAAAGTCGGTGACGAAGTTCAAGTAAAAGTGATCAATGTTGAGAAGGATGGCAAAATTGGACTTTCAATACGTAAAGCCAAGGAGCAAACACAAACCCAGCGTCCACGTCAAAACAAATCAAATAATAATTTTCGTGCGAAAGAAAACTTTGAACAAAAAATGGCTCGTTTTTTAAAGGATAGTGAAGATCGTTTGTCATCATTAAAACGTAATACAGAATCAAAACGTGGTGGCCGTGGTGCTAGACGTGGCTAACTTGCTGTCTATTTATATATAGCAGGTGAACGTAATGAAAAGGTAGGACTATTGATTAGGCCTACCTTTTTTATATATAAAAATATTCTTGCTAGGAAATTAGATGCATAAAAAAAGGGAATCAGCATATATGCTGATTCCCTTTTTTGTATGATGACCCGTACGGGATTCGAACCCGTGTTACCGCCGTGAAAGGGCGGTGTCTTAACCGCTTGACCAACGGGCCACTCTAATAATTTTTATAGCGGCGGAGGGGATCGAACCCCCGACCTTACGGGTATGAACCGTACGCTCTAGCCAGCTGAGCTACACCGCCGTAAAACAAGTTACTTTAAAAGCACAATTTCTATAATACAGAGCGATTTAAATTATGTCAATATATTTTTGTGAGGTTTTTAAAAAGCTTTAATGAATCTAAACTACATATCTATTTAAAAACTTGTTTAGTTTTTAGGCATTTCGCAGAACAAAGTCGAACTTTTCTTTCAATTCGCTTCTCTATTTTGACAAAGTTTTAAGCTTGTCCATTTTATAATAGACAACAACTAAATGAGATAGGGAGTTGTGTGAATTATGGCAAAAATGGAACATACCTTTATTGAACCAGGACGGAATGTAAATCTAAAGGAAACAAAAGTGGAGTTTTCTAAAGGAGTGAGTCGACTTCAACTCAAGCTAGGAGTCATTTTCTTTCAAAAGGGTATTGTTTTGCTACTCATAGGTTTCTTATTGGGAAGGGCATTGATTTTATCTCACTTAACACCTTTTTCACTTCCTTTTTTCGCGTCTGTTTACATGATGAGAAGAAAAAAGTCCCCAATTGTTTTGTTTGGCTTAGCAGCAGGTTCATTAAGTATTTCGATGGGAAATGCATTTTACACACTCATATCAGGGGTTGTCTTCTTACTCATATATAAAACGATAGGAAGACTACATAAAGATGAAATAAAGGTAATTCCTTTTTATGTATTTGTCGTTTCCTTTTTATCGAAATGTGGATACTTCTATATAGCAGGTAATCAGAACATCACATTATATGATGGAATGATGGCCGCAGTCGAAGCTAGTCTAACTTTCATACTTACACTTATCTTTATGCAATGTATTCCATTAATATCACTAAGAAAAAGAAAAAAGACATTAAAAACGGAGGAAGTCATTAGTTTAATTATCTTATTTGCCTCTGTATTAACAGGTACCATTGGTTGGACAATTTATGATTTGTCTGTAGAGCATATTTTATCTAGATATTTAGTACTTCTCTTAGCTTTTGTTGCTGGTGCAACAGTAGGTTCGACTGTAGGAGTAGTTACTGGACTTATCTTTAGCTTAGCGAATGTTTCGAGCTTTTATCAAATGAGCTTACTTGCCTTTTCTGGCTTATTAGGCGGGCTTCTAAAAGAAGGAAAAAAGATCGGTACAGCAGTAGGCTTGCTTATTGCAACATTACTTATTGGAATGTATGGGGAAGTAAAGACGCCATTGATCGTTAATATTTATGAATCATCTATAGCCATTTTTTTATTGTTTTTAACCCCAAAGTCCTTAACATCAAAGCTTGCAAAACATATACCTGGTACAAATGAATATACTCAGGAGCAGCAGCAATACATCCGAAAAATAAGGGACATTACCGTGAATAGGGTGGAGCAATTTTCATCCGTTTTCCAAGCGCTATCCAAGAGCTTCTCACAATTTGATCAGTGGAGGGAATTCGATCATGAGGATCAGGAATTGGATTATTTCTTAAGCAATGTCACTGAAAGGACATGTCAAAACTGTTTTAAAAAGGAGCAATGCTGGGCAAAAAACTTTAATAAAACCTATGATTTAATGAAAAAAGTTATATATGAAACAGATAAAGGGGAAGGGGTGATACCTCAGAGGGTTCATCGAGAACTTGATAAGCATTGCTCTAAATCAAAAAAAGTAGAGGATGCGATTCTTCAGGAACTTACTTTTTACCAGGCAAATCAAAAGTTAAAAAAGCAGGTAAAGGAGAGCCGAAAACTAGTTGCAGAGCAATTACTTGGTGTCTCAGAGGTAATGGGTGATTTTGCAAAGGAAATACAGCGTGAACGTGAGAATCATCATAAGCAAGAAGAAATGATCCTAGATAGCCTTCAGGATTTTGGTCTTGACGTTGAACAGGTGGAAATTTATAGCTTAAATGTGGGGAATGTAGATATTGATATGACCATTCCTTACTGTAATGGACATGGTGAATGTGAAAAAATTATCGCTCCATTGCTATCTGATATTTTAGGAGAAACGATTATCGTTCAAAAAGAAGAATGTGCATCTTATCCTAATGGATTTTGCTATGTCACTTTCCGTTCTGCACAGGCATTTGTTGTCGAAACAGGAGTCGCACATGCAGCTAAAGGAGGGGGATTCGTTTCCGGCGACAGCTACTCCACAATTGATTTGGGAACGAGAAAATATGCAGTGGCTATAAGCGATGGAATGGGAAATGGGGAGCGTGCTCATCAAGAAAGTAATGAAACTCTTCGTCTTCTGCAAAAGATATTGCAGTCAGGTATTGAAGAAAAGGTTGCTATTAAATCGGTTAATTCTGTATTGTCATTAAGAACAACGGATGAAATTTTTTCCACCTTGGACCTTGCAATGATTGATCTTCAGGATGCTAGTGTTAGATTTTTAAAGATTGGTTCAACACCGAGCTTTATTAAACGAGGAGATAAAGTAATTAAAATTGAATCTAGTAACTTGCCGATGGGAATGATTCAAGAATTTGATGTAGATGTTGTATCAGAACAAATGAAAGCTGGAGATCTTTTGATTATGATGAGTGATGGTATTTTTGAAGGACCGAAACATGTGGAAAACTATGATTTATGGATGAGAAGAAAAATAAGAGAAATTGAGACAAAAGATCCTCAAGAAATTGCTGATTTAATTATGGAGGAGGTTATTCGAACACGTTCCGGAATGATTGATGATGATATGACGATTGTAGTGGCTAAGCTTGAACATAATACACCGAAATGGGCTGCCATTCCGGCGGGAAAAGGAAAGGAAATGATTTCATAAAAGAGAAACATATTATA contains:
- a CDS encoding RNA-binding S4 domain-containing protein, with protein sequence MRLDKFLKVSRLIKRRTLAKEVADQGRITINGQTAKASSNVKVGDELQVRFGQKLVTAKVLNLTESTRKEDAANMYSILKEERLNTNNND
- the mazG gene encoding nucleoside triphosphate pyrophosphohydrolase translates to MNGQIIIVGLGAGDIDQLPLGVYRTLSSAAHVFLRTKEHPVVQELEREGMKYTSFDDIYEQNDQFEQVYEQIKNLLIAEAQNEEIVYAVPGHPLVAEKTVQLLLEEGPSNNITIKIGGGQSFIDALFTSVKADPIEGFQLLDGTDLHKNDLRSTQHLIIGQVYDAYVASDVKLTLMEKYPDDYEVVIVTAAGSNEENIKKVPLYELDRQVELNNLTSLYVPPMDKEQLKEFTVLRDIIAQLRGPNGCPWDKKQTHQSLKKYLIEESYELLEAIDEDDIDHMIEELGDVLLQVMLHSQIGEDEGMFSIDDVIENISEKMIRRHPHVFGDVQVSNEDDVVKNWNQIKSKEHGEVDRHDSIANHAGKGLPAIMRAYNLQKYAGKHGFDWKQAEETWKKVKEEIKEFEIEMKNGNKGDMLSEFGDLLFALINTARHLSIHPEEALERANQKFMRRFSYIEDQVVKSGGSFQDFTLEELDQFWNKAKIKGL
- the spoIIE gene encoding stage II sporulation protein E, which encodes MAKMEHTFIEPGRNVNLKETKVEFSKGVSRLQLKLGVIFFQKGIVLLLIGFLLGRALILSHLTPFSLPFFASVYMMRRKKSPIVLFGLAAGSLSISMGNAFYTLISGVVFLLIYKTIGRLHKDEIKVIPFYVFVVSFLSKCGYFYIAGNQNITLYDGMMAAVEASLTFILTLIFMQCIPLISLRKRKKTLKTEEVISLIILFASVLTGTIGWTIYDLSVEHILSRYLVLLLAFVAGATVGSTVGVVTGLIFSLANVSSFYQMSLLAFSGLLGGLLKEGKKIGTAVGLLIATLLIGMYGEVKTPLIVNIYESSIAIFLLFLTPKSLTSKLAKHIPGTNEYTQEQQQYIRKIRDITVNRVEQFSSVFQALSKSFSQFDQWREFDHEDQELDYFLSNVTERTCQNCFKKEQCWAKNFNKTYDLMKKVIYETDKGEGVIPQRVHRELDKHCSKSKKVEDAILQELTFYQANQKLKKQVKESRKLVAEQLLGVSEVMGDFAKEIQRERENHHKQEEMILDSLQDFGLDVEQVEIYSLNVGNVDIDMTIPYCNGHGECEKIIAPLLSDILGETIIVQKEECASYPNGFCYVTFRSAQAFVVETGVAHAAKGGGFVSGDSYSTIDLGTRKYAVAISDGMGNGERAHQESNETLRLLQKILQSGIEEKVAIKSVNSVLSLRTTDEIFSTLDLAMIDLQDASVRFLKIGSTPSFIKRGDKVIKIESSNLPMGMIQEFDVDVVSEQMKAGDLLIMMSDGIFEGPKHVENYDLWMRRKIREIETKDPQEIADLIMEEVIRTRSGMIDDDMTIVVAKLEHNTPKWAAIPAGKGKEMIS
- the yabP gene encoding sporulation protein YabP, translated to MNQYYDSSSNNKAPSQEHDVIMRGRKLLDITGVKQVESFDNEEFLLETVMGFLSIRGQNLQMKNLDVDKGIVSIKGKVFDLVYLDDHHGEKAKGFFSKIFR
- a CDS encoding S1 domain-containing RNA-binding protein; this encodes MSIEVGSKLQGKVTGITNFGAFVELSEGSTGLVHISEVADNYVKDINEHLKVGDEVQVKVINVEKDGKIGLSIRKAKEQTQTQRPRQNKSNNNFRAKENFEQKMARFLKDSEDRLSSLKRNTESKRGGRGARRG
- a CDS encoding FtsB family cell division protein encodes the protein MGEKAKRNIAPMQNAYMTQHHVKEKVLAKRKKLLFRRLAIFFLLMITISYMLISTLISRNDLLSEKKMEKEKLEKTIAQLDKKHALLKDEIVKLNDDEYIAKLARSEYFLSEDGEIIFNIPKPKDKEEDESY
- the yabQ gene encoding spore cortex biosynthesis protein YabQ, with translation MSLATQFYTMLAMISMGSFFGATLDTYNRFLKRGSRKRLIVFINDVLFWLLQGLLIFYILFLVNFGEIRFYIFVALLCGFAAYQALMKTTYLKLLEISIDLIVAIANYISHLFMTIIYSPIKWLVILLITVVFWMGKALYALVQTILKVLLLMVKILFKPIIWIVHLLWRAIPTSIKKIIEKSYNLIAGIVKKATNKTISGLQTILKIFKR